One window of the Trifolium pratense cultivar HEN17-A07 linkage group LG2, ARS_RC_1.1, whole genome shotgun sequence genome contains the following:
- the LOC123905650 gene encoding senescence-specific cysteine protease SAG39-like, translating to MAANNRLYHISLALLFCLGLFAIQVTSRTLQDDSMYERHGQWMGQYGKIYKDHQERETRFKIFKENVNYIEAFNNADDTKSYKLGINQFADLTNEEFTASRNKFKGHMCSSITKTSTFKYENVTAIPSAVDWRKKGAVTPVKNQGQCGCCWAFSAVAATEGIHKLSTGKLISLSEQELVDCDTKGVDQGCEGGLMDDAFKFIIQNHGLSTEAQYPYEGVDGTCNANKASVQAVTITGYEDVPTNSEQALQKAVANQPISVAIDASGSDFQFYKSGVFTGSCGTELDHGVTAVGYGVSNDGTKYWLVKNSWGTDWGEEGYIMMQRGVEAAEGLCGIAMEASYPTA from the exons ATGGCTGCCAATAATCGattatatcatatttcattAGCATTGCTTTTCTGCTTGGGATTGTTTGCTATTCAAGTCACTTCTCGCACTCTCCAAGATGACTCCATGTATGAGAGGCATGGACAATGGATGGGTCAGTATGGAAAAATCTATAAGGATCATCAAGAAAGGGAGACACGTTTCAAGATATTCAAAGAAAACGTGAATTACATTGAAGCATTCAATAATGCTGATGATACAAAATCATACAAACTCGGCATTAATCAATTTGCAGACCTCACCAATGAGGAGTTCACAGCATCTAGGAACAAATTCAAGGGACATATGTGTTCTTCAATCACAAAGACAAGTACTTTTAAGTATGAAAATGTAACTGCAATCCCATCCGCAGTGGATTGGAGGAAGAAAGGAGCGGTGACGCCTGTGAAGAACCAAGGTCAATGTG GATGTTGTTGGGCGTTTTCTGCTGTTGCAGCAACCGAAGGAATTCATAAGTTGAGTACTGGAAAGTTGATCTCTTTATCAGAACAAGAACTAGTTGATTGCGACACAAAAGGTGTGGACCAAGGTTGTGAGGGTGGTCTTATGGATGATGCTTTCAAATTCATCATACAAAATCACGGATTGAGCACCGAAGCTCAATACCCCTATGAAGGTGTTGACGGAACATGCAATGCAAACAAAGCATCTGTCCAAGCAGTTACTATTACCGGGTATGAAGATGTCCCAACCAACAGTGAGCAGGCACTGCAAAAAGCTGTGGCAAATCAACCAATATCCGTAGCCATTGATGCTAGTGGATCTGactttcaattttacaaaagtgGCGTCTTTACTGGTTCATGCGGAACTGAGTTGGATCACGGTGTCACTGCCGTAGGTTATGGTGTCAGTAATGATGGAACTAAGTATTGGTTGGTTAAGAACTCATGGGGAACTGATTGGGGTGAAGAAGGATACATTATGATGCAAAGGGGAGTTGAAGCTGCTGAAGGACTTTGTGGCATTGCTATGGAAGCATCTTACCCTACTGCTTAA